In Candidatus Bipolaricaulota bacterium, a genomic segment contains:
- a CDS encoding PaaI family thioesterase codes for MQHYVVRKQKNSKMCFVCGMKNPFGLQAFFYELDNGEVVAVFHPREEHQSYPGRLHGGIAAAILDETIGRAGMIRYGEEMWGVTLEFRIRFRKAVPLDADLRVVGRITRENNRAFEGSGEILLPDGSVAVEGTGRYLKLPIEKIADFDVEEQEWRVVPSPNDP; via the coding sequence ATGCAGCACTACGTGGTTCGCAAGCAAAAAAACAGCAAGATGTGTTTTGTATGTGGAATGAAGAACCCATTCGGGTTGCAAGCGTTCTTTTACGAGCTGGACAACGGGGAAGTAGTAGCCGTGTTTCACCCCCGCGAGGAACACCAAAGCTATCCCGGGAGGCTGCACGGTGGCATCGCTGCGGCGATCCTCGACGAGACGATCGGCCGGGCCGGGATGATCCGGTACGGAGAGGAGATGTGGGGGGTAACCCTGGAATTTCGCATCCGGTTCCGCAAGGCCGTCCCGCTGGACGCTGATCTGCGGGTCGTTGGAAGGATAACCCGGGAGAACAACCGCGCATTTGAGGGATCCGGAGAGATCCTGCTCCCCGACGGGAGCGTCGCTGTGGAGGGCACCGGCAGGTACCTGAAGCTCCCGATCGAGAAGATCGCCGATTTCGACGTGGAAGAGCAAGAGTGGCGGGTCGTCCCGTCTCCGAACGACCC